From Haemorhous mexicanus isolate bHaeMex1 chromosome 37, bHaeMex1.pri, whole genome shotgun sequence, one genomic window encodes:
- the LOC132341257 gene encoding LOW QUALITY PROTEIN: plasminogen activator inhibitor 1-like (The sequence of the model RefSeq protein was modified relative to this genomic sequence to represent the inferred CDS: inserted 1 base in 1 codon): protein MQVTLVTLVALVALVALVALAGSEPPEPAGVTQLVTDFGLRLFRAALASRGDTNVILSPYGATSVLVALQVATAGRGRRQLEAATGFSIDGPGVAAELRGLRRALRGGGPTLEVAQGLFVARGVALRGGFVPRLARALGPRSLARLELGNGEGARRVLNAWARERTRGLVVGAWWPPGRCPPGRARPFLRPDGSQGHAPMMAATLRLPCGECDTWGTPVTSRPPRGSRSGWPRSPTRGGRWPCCWWPPWSATCPLSPLVPLLDAAAVTNWVTQLRPAPRLLVLPRFSLESXLDLRGPLKALGVLDLFDPERADFSPLTGEEHLVLGPVLQKVRLEVTENGTEAASASAAVVYSRMAPPEIVLDRPFLFSSGTAPQAPFSSWGR from the exons ATGCAGGTGACCCTGGTgaccctggtggccctggtggccctggtggccctggtggccctggcgGGCTCAGAGCCACCAGAACCGGCCGGGGTGACCCAGCTGGTGACAGATTTTGGGCTGCGGCTGTTCCGGGCGGCGCTGGCATCCCGAGGTGACACCAACGTCATCTTGTCACCCTACGGGGCCACCTCGGTGCTGGTGGCCCTGCAGGTGGCCACGGCCGGGAGGGGCCGGCGGCAGCTGGAGGCGGCCACCGGCTTCAGCATCGACg GCCCGGGGGTCGCGGCCGAGCTGCGGGGGCTGCGCCGGGCGCTGCGGGGTGGGGGTCCCACCCTGGAGGTGGCCCAGGGGCTCTTCGTGGCCCGCGGGGTGGCCCTGAGGGGGGGCTTCGTGCCCCGGCTCGCGCGCGCCCTGGGACCCCGCAGCCTCGCCCGCCTGGAGCTCGGAAATGGGGAGGGGGCCAGGAGGGTCCTCAACGCCTGGGCCCGGGAGAGGACCCGCG ggctggttgTCGGGGCCTGGTGGCCCCCGGGGCGCTGTCCCCCCGG CCGGGCCCGGCCCTTCCTGCGGCCCGACGGCTCCCAGGGCCACGCCCCCATGATGGCGGCCACGCTGCGGCTGCCGTGCGGTGAgtgtgacacctgggggacacct gtgactTCCAGACCCCCGCGGGGGTCCCGTTCCGGGTGGCCGAGGTCCCCTACGCGGGGGGGGaggtggccctgctgctggtggccccCCTGGAGCGCCACGTGCCCCTTGTCACCCCTGGTGCCACTGCTGGACGCCGCCGCTGTCACCAACTGGGTGACACAGCTGCGCCCCGCCCCCCGCCTGCTGGTGCTGCCGCG GTTCTCCCTGGAGA TCCTGGACCTCCGGGGTCCCCTCAAGGCCTTGGGGGTCCTCGACCTCTTCGACCCCGAGCGCGCCGACTTCTCCCCCCTGACAG gtgAGGAGCACCTGGTGCTGGGCCCGGTGCTGCAGAAGGTTCGCTTGGAGGTGACAGAAAACGGCACCGAGGCGGCCTCGGCCTcag CTGCCGTGGTTTATTCCCGCATGGCCCCCCCCGAAATCGTCTTGGATCGACCCTTCCTCTTCTCATCCGGCACCGCCCCACAG GCGCCGTTCTCTTCGTGGGGCAGGTGA